The following coding sequences are from one Tissierella sp. window:
- a CDS encoding TetR/AcrR family transcriptional regulator, which yields MSNKDSEKSITKKEIIIQHAFDLFAEKGYSDTSIDDIVKASRISKGGIYYYFHSKEEIFLEIARERLRQRNSLTKESNNTMSNREKIINYINWTLTGFFEEKIQKMSRFTFEFWSVLARNPSMSDKAKERYKLFYDDLAEILQQGVESGEFKEDIDIASMVYIILSTMDGIGFVNSVMGIGLTHDIVENYIDMILRKIDKGD from the coding sequence ATGTCTAATAAAGATAGTGAAAAATCTATTACTAAAAAAGAAATAATCATTCAACATGCCTTTGACCTATTTGCTGAGAAGGGATATTCAGATACATCTATAGATGATATCGTAAAGGCATCACGCATAAGTAAAGGAGGAATCTATTATTATTTCCATAGCAAAGAAGAAATATTTTTAGAAATTGCAAGGGAGCGATTAAGGCAAAGAAATAGTCTAACTAAAGAATCAAATAATACAATGTCAAATAGGGAAAAGATAATCAATTACATTAATTGGACCCTGACAGGTTTTTTTGAAGAGAAAATTCAAAAGATGTCTCGTTTTACATTTGAATTCTGGTCTGTACTTGCTAGAAATCCCAGCATGTCAGATAAAGCAAAAGAAAGATATAAATTATTTTATGATGATTTAGCTGAGATTTTGCAGCAAGGAGTTGAGAGTGGAGAATTTAAAGAAGATATTGATATAGCATCAATGGTTTATATTATTTTATCTACAATGGATGGTATTGGATTTGTTAATTCTGTCATGGGCATTGGTTTGACTCATGATATAGTTGAAAACTATATAGATATGATATTAAGAAAGATTGATAAAGGGGATTAA
- a CDS encoding GNAT family N-acetyltransferase, producing the protein MIIYDYCNNVEFEKVHEAFQIGFSDYMIKLELSKEDFLKRFFGPEGNRLEHSFIALDEGKPVGVILGGIKEYEGVKTIRCGTLCIHPDYRGKGISKNLFDLHKKVALDNECKQMFLEVIVGNDRAINFYRNLGYEKIYDIKYYSHKDPHSLHEEIDNSIDIEEIAFDRVVNLSVEIKDIHVNWQNDFDYLKKLEGLVHYGVYEGSRLIGALSITSNGKIFFLWTESQFRHRGIARSLITKAVDDLKLNNLSISFPNNARIEGFVKSMKFQRDKISQYEMYLTI; encoded by the coding sequence ATGATTATATATGATTACTGTAATAATGTTGAGTTTGAGAAGGTGCATGAAGCATTTCAGATAGGATTTTCAGACTACATGATAAAATTAGAGCTATCTAAGGAGGATTTCTTAAAACGTTTTTTTGGACCAGAAGGCAATAGATTAGAGCATTCATTTATAGCACTAGATGAAGGAAAACCTGTTGGTGTAATATTAGGAGGCATAAAGGAGTATGAAGGGGTGAAAACAATTCGTTGTGGAACTCTTTGTATACATCCTGATTATCGGGGGAAAGGGATAAGCAAAAATCTCTTTGATCTACATAAAAAAGTTGCGCTAGACAATGAATGTAAGCAAATGTTTTTAGAAGTTATTGTGGGCAATGATAGGGCAATAAACTTTTATAGAAACTTAGGGTATGAAAAGATTTATGACATAAAATATTATTCTCATAAAGACCCACATAGCCTACATGAGGAGATAGATAACTCTATAGATATTGAAGAAATAGCTTTCGACAGGGTTGTGAATTTATCAGTAGAAATTAAGGATATTCATGTAAATTGGCAAAATGATTTTGATTATTTAAAAAAGCTTGAAGGGCTGGTACATTATGGAGTCTATGAAGGCTCCAGATTAATAGGAGCTTTAAGTATAACTTCAAATGGTAAGATCTTCTTCCTCTGGACTGAGTCACAATTTCGCCATAGAGGAATTGCACGAAGTCTTATAACCAAGGCTGTTGATGATCTTAAATTAAATAATTTAAGTATAAGTTTTCCAAATAATGCTAGAATAGAAGGTTTTGTAAAAAGTATGAAGTTTCAAAGAGATAAAATATCTCAATATGAAATGTATTTGACTATTTAG